One genomic region from Drosophila busckii strain San Diego stock center, stock number 13000-0081.31 chromosome 3R, ASM1175060v1, whole genome shotgun sequence encodes:
- the LOC108602163 gene encoding myb-like protein AA, giving the protein MIGTEDMSTSTGMDISESFRAEDLSKTDFFDFVTAPDMGIGIGVGVGVDVGVTLQQQHHQQQQHSHNHNHSQATAQASLQRSASNMTHDCSEDVAAGIVPVSNRNGNSSNGGDPTLQGYEFWHQEKDNSRLDSSSIFEDLDRYCWQQQPITASATASVNASNVNMRSNNQPSPTSPQQQQQQHQHQQQQQQQQQQHQQQQPNASSSSSAAGSSSDTISSMDTTDGQIYTLTVLNGGEPWLKRAEAEQLPSALDLDSLLGSFPGYIKSEYPYDDSGFSTDGKDVINVNGGVGVGGGDANGLSNSISQSQTQHGQTLPSLVTAISLAGGGGGVNELGQQLAQFQNNNNDWHMADHNAEAEQNTAESLLRSALQGKGYAKGLHMQNGLALPVVKDDDMRRLLFTPDDAADALGFADSTLSTAQMFEDAQSMGHVGAGTHMATANHGQHGAANASIIVDDMFLSLENAFSDDFEKIKRIANEVQQYCSTPTPGEYNSNDVLMQISPNAVATAAASTTTAQLQPLANAQQQQQQQQQQAPQPPPQPLKPEVSTSTATAQVRLGGVSKPKKQYKRSNSSANNNNNNNPSVVNNNSSSTALGVVALGSGGSSSSSGSASSSSNSPPANCNNSASSNSSSGGGSGSGAQRKERSLHYCSICSKGFKDKYSVNVHIRTHTGEKPFACSLCGKSFRQKAHLAKHYQTHMTQKNNGNLIKGNAAKHQRGGGATAATSAANVSSTMVQQQRQLSVVPTVASASLMSASVVLNGPNTPTAVLPPANGLLANR; this is encoded by the exons ATGATTGGCACCGAAGATATGTCCACATCGACTGGCATGGATATAAGTGAATCCTTTCGTGCCGAGGATCTCTCGAAAACagatttttttgattttgtcaCAGCACCAGATAtgggcattggcattggtgttggtgttggcgtCGACGTTGGCGTCacactgcaacagcagcatcatcagcagcagcagcacagtcaCAATCATAATCACAGCCAAGCAACAGCACAAGCATCACTTCagcgcagcgccagcaacatgaCGCATGATTGCAGCGAAGATGTTGCAGCGGGCATAGTGCCCGTCAGCAAtcgcaatggcaacagcagcaatggcggCGATCCCACGTTACAGGGCTATGAG TTTTGGCATCAGGAGAAGGACAACAGTCGCCTGGACTCGAGCTCAATCTTTGAGGATCTCGATCGTTattgctggcaacagcagccaatCACAGCCAGCGCCACGGCCAGCGTGAACGCCAGCAATGTAAATATGCGCAGCAACAATCAGCCCAGTCCCACATcaccccagcagcagcaacaacaacatcaacaccaacagcagcagcagcagcagcaacagcaacaccaacagcagcagccaaatgccAGCAGCTCTTCAAGTgcagcgggcagcagcagcgacaccATCAGCAGCATGGACACAACAGATGGCCAAATCTACACACTGACAGTATTAAATGGCGGCGAGCCTTGGCTGAAGCGCGCCGAAGCGGAACAACTGCCCAGCGCCTTGGATTTGGACAGTCTGCTTGGCAGCTTTCCGGGTTATATCAAATCGGAGTATCCATACGACGACAGCGGCTTCAGCACCGACGGCAAGGATGTCATTAATGTTAATGgcggtgttggtgttggtggtggcGATGCCAATGGCCTTAGCAACAGTATTTCACAGTCTCAAACGCAGCATGGACAGACGCTACCCTCGCTGGTCACAGCCATTTCGCtagcaggcggcggcggtggagTCAACGAGCTAggccagcagctggcgcagtttcagaacaacaacaacgactgGCACATGGCCGATCACAATGCGGAGGCGGAACAGAATACAGCCGAGTCCTTGCTGCGCAGCGCGCTGCAGGGCAAAGGCTATGCGAAGGGTCTGCATATGCAGAATGGGCTGGCACTGCCTGTGGTCAAAGACGACGATATGCGTCGACTGCTCTTCACGCCCGACGACGCAGCCGATGCGCTGGGCTTTGCGGACTCCACGCTGAGCACAGCGCAAATGTTCGAGGATGCCCAAAGCATGGGCCATGTGGGCGCGGGCACGCATATGGCTACAGCCAATCATGGGCAGCATGGCGCCGCCAATGCTAGCATTATAGTGGATGATATGTTCCTGTCGCTGGAGAACGCCTTTAGCGATGACTTTGAGAAAATCAAGCGCATTGCCAATGAGGTGCAGCAATATTGCAGCACGCCCACGCCAGGCGAGTACAACAGCAACGATGTGCTCATGCAAATCTCACCGAATGccgtagcaacagcagcagcaagcacaacaacagcgcagctgcagccactggccaatgcacagcagcagcagcagcagcaacagcagcaagcgccGCAGCCACCGCCGCAGCCACTCAAGCCAGAGGTGTCCACTTCTACAGCCACAGCGCAGGTGCGTCTGGGTGGCGTTAGCAAGCCCAAAAAGCAATAcaagcgcagcaacagcagcgccaacaacaacaacaataacaatccCAGTGTagtgaacaacaacagcagcagcactgcttTGGGCGTTGTAGCTCTAGgcagcggtggcagcagcagctccagcggcagcgccagtagcagcagcaacagtccgCCCgccaactgcaacaacagtgccagctccaacagcagcagcggcggcggcagcggcagcggcgcacAACGCAAAGAGCGCTCACTACACTACTGCTCCATATGCTCCAAAGGCTTCAAGGATAAGTACTCCGTCAATGTGCACATACGCACGCACACCGGCGAGAAACCCTTTGCATGCTCACTCTGCGGCAAAAGCTTTCGCCAAAAGGCACATCTGGCCAAACACTACCAAACGCACATGACGCAAAAGAACAATGGCAATCTCATCAAAGGCAATGCAGCCAAGCATCaacgcggcggcggcgccacagcagccacaagcgCTGCAAATGTGAGCAGCACTatggtgcagcagcagcgacaactcAGCGTTGTGCCCActgttgcaagtgcaagcTTGATGAGCGCCAGCGTCGTGCTCAATGGACCAAATACGCCCACGGCGGTGCTGCCGCCCGCCAATGGGCTGCTAGCGAATCGGTAG